Genomic window ([Eubacterium] hominis):
ATATGATTGTCAACGTGAATGGCATATGTTATGGCTTATCATTTTATCATTTAACAACTGGTTCATTTACCGTCAAAGAAGGCGATATCGTAACACAGGGTACTATGATTGCACGAAGTGGCAATGCAGGAAACAGCTGGGGACCACATTTACATTTTGAGGTAATGCGATTAGGCAAAATGTCTATGAAAGAAGGCGTACAGATGTTCTATAATTATGGCAAAGATTATTTCTATGGAAAATATTATGTAAGTTCCGCAAGATGTGATGTGACAGGAGAACCTTGTGCAGTCCGTCCGGAAAGTTTATTAGGCATATAAGCTGAAAACGATCATGAAATATGGTCGTTTTTTTTTAAGCAATTTATGTGTGTAATCAAACAGAATGTGGTAAAATAACCCCATGGAAAAGATAAATAACAAACAACTCGTAGAAGATTTATTGGCATGGTATGACGCCAATGCAAGAATATTGCCATGGAGAGAAGAAGCAACACCTTATCGTGTATGGGTATCTGAAATTATGCTGCAGCAAACCCGTGTGGAAGCAGTAAAACCATATTTTGAGCGTTTTATCCATGCATTGCCTGATATTTCAGCGCTGGCACATGCAAGTGAAGATACATTAAGAAAGTTATGGGAAGGATTGGGCTACTACCATCGAGTAAGCAATATGAAAAAAGCAGCCATTCAATGTATGGAACGATTTAATGGGCAATTACCATCTACATATGATGAATTGTTAAGCTTATCTGGTATTGGCGCATATAGCGCAGGTGCAATCGCTAGTATTGCGTTTCATCAACCGGTACCAGCAGTTGATGGAAATGTATTGCGTGTATTTAGTCGTGTATGGGTAATCGAAGATGATATCTTAAAGGAAAGCACAAAAAAGAAATTCCAGAAGCTGTTAATGGAGGTAATTCCAAAAGAGCGTCCGGATGCATTCAATCAGGCGGTAATGGAAATCGGAGCAATGGTATGTGTACCAAATGCTGCACCCAAATGCCATATTTGTCCACTTGCCCCTCATTGCAAAGGATATCAAACAGGTGTTACACACAAACTGCCAGTGAAAGCGGGAAAGAAAAAACGTACGATTGAAAAGAAGTATATCGATGTGGTTGTATATGAAGACAAAATATTGCTTCAACAAAGAGAAAAAGATGGATTGCTGGCGGGACTATATGAATTTAATACCTTTGATTATCCCCAGGAGGAAGAACTGTTCTTATCCACGCTGGATATCGAAAAAATCGTACCTTTAAAAGATAGTAAACATATTTTTACACATAAAGAATGGCATATGAGTGGAAAACTTGTATTCATACGGAAAAAGATAAAAGGCAACTTAGTCAGTATGCAGGATTTGGAAGAGCATTATGCGATACCTTCAGCATACAAAGCGTATAAGGAGGGATTGATAGAATGGATGAAACATATGTAAATGATGCATTATATCAGAAATTAAAGACATTTCAGCCATGGAATGAACAAGAAGCGGCTGATCAACGTGTCATGCTTGCATATATGGAACAATTCCCTGATATCTATAATCGGGAAAACGTCTTTGCTCATATGACAAGCAGTCCCTGGATCATGAATCATACAAAAGATAAAGTGTTGATGATTTATCATAATATTTATCGATCATGGGGATGGTGCGGTGGTCATTGTGATGGAGATCATGATAGTATTCATGTGGCATTAAAAGAGGGAAAAGAAGAAACAGGATTACAACATCTAAAACTTGTCAGTAAAGATATTCTGGCAATTGATATATTGCCTGTACCACCACATACAAAGCGTGGAAAATTTGTCAGTGCCCATGTGCATTTAAATGTCACATATTTATGCAGTGCAGATGAAGGGGAAGCCATCACCATAAAACCGGATGAAAATAGTGGTGTGGCGTGGATACCAATAGATAAAATTAACACTTATGTAAGTGAAGAAGATATGAAACCGGTATATGAAAAGCTGTTAAAGAAAGCGAAATACTATGAGGACATGTTCTAAAATGAATATGTCTTTTTTATTTGAAGGACGATTTCTTTCACAAACCGGTATGTTTTCACATATGGTATAGAGAGTATGGGGGTATATGATGAAAATACGTGTGATGAAATTTGGCGGTACATCTTTACGTAATCGAAAGACAAGAACCTATGTGTACCGGCATGTAATAGAAGCCAGTAAAACAAGCAAAGTGTTGATGGTAGTTTCCGCAATGGGAAGATATCCGGATGCCTATGCAACAGATACACTGCTATCACTTGGCAATGATCATATCAGTAAAGAAGAGAGCGCAAGACTTGTGTCAATTGGAGAGCAGCTGTCTGCCCTTACCATTAGTTCAGAATTACAGGAAATGGGCATTGATTCCTATTCTATTCCCTTTTGCGATGCAGGAATTATCACAGATGATACGTATGATTACGCAAGAGTGTTGGATTTAGATGATCATATGGTAAAACGTCGTTTACGAGATTACGATGTAGTGGTGAGTGGCGGCTTTATTGGTATCAATGATGAAGGAAAGGTCACAACCCTTGGCAGAGGCGGTAGTGATTATAGTGCAGTGTTATTTGCGGATATGCTGGGACTAAATGAAGTGGAAATTTATACAGATGTGGATGGTGTATATACGATGGATCCCAAAATGCATACGTATGCGATGAAATATGATCAGTTAAGTTATGATGAAATGTTGAATATGAAATCAAGAGTTCTACATGATCGCTGCGTCACATATGCTAAAGAACATCAAATCACCATTCATTTAAAGGGAACATTTTCCTGCAGTGCAGGAACAATTATTTCTCAATAAAAGTGACATAATTTCACATAACACGTACATGGATTTATGATATAATAGCTTTGTGAGGTGAATTCTATGAAAAATATCATTTTAGTAAAAAACCTGAATGACAATGATCAGGTAGAAACTTTAAGAAAAGCATTAAGTGAAACAAGAGTTGATTTTGATATCAATTTGGATAAAAAATGTGTGATTGTGGAAGGCAACAGCGATATGGTGGCAATTGCCAGAAAAGTTGTTTCTGATCATGGATTTATGATTATTTAAGGTATGAAAAATGTTGACGTGGAAGAAAGATCAAAATCAAAACGATTGGCATATGATCAGGGAAGAAGTCTTTGTGAAAGAACAGGGATTTCAAAATGAATTTGATGACATCGATGATTTCGCAACGCATATCTGTATATATGAAGATGGAAAAGCACTTGGCTGTGTTCGCTTTTATGTAGAAAATGACAAAATGCGTATTGGTCGTCTGGCAGTGTTAAAACAGGCGAGAAAAAAACATCTAGGTGCATATCTGTTAGAACTTGCAGAGCGTGAAATCAGAAAAAGTGATTATCGGGAAGTATATCTAGATGCCCAATGCAGGGTGGCTGGATTTTATGAAAAACAAGGATATGTAATATGTGGAGAACAACATTTAGATGAACATGTTCCCCATGTATTGATGAAAAAGGTTCTTTAAATGACAAAGACTTTTACTTGGAAATAAGTAAAAATATATCATTCATCTTTCTTGAATATCAAAATATCAAGAAAAGCAGCAGCTCCTATCAAAAAGGCCAGTAATTTATCAAGCCACAGATGGTTCGCAAAGAATGACATAAAGAATGTGAAGTTTAATAGTTTATATAAAGCATAATGTAAACAAAAAGCAATACTGCACACAAGTGCAGTTTTTTGTATTTTACTCATTTTTTTCACCTGTTTTATTCTATGAAAGTTCATTGGATTTATGAATGATTTTCCAAAGGTGGGCATAAAGTAGAATGTCAGGGAGGAAAAGAAATGAAAGCAAAAATCATAGCGGGTATCGGAATCGTTGTGCTTGTCGCTGCATTGGCATTCTCTATGAAGCCAAAGCCGTTTGATGAACAATTTGAAAGTAAAATGAACGATATGGATTCGTACATCTTAAGTGGCGATATGGAAATCACCAAAGGTGAGGACGTAAAAACATACGCTTTAGAAGTGGGATATCAGAAAGATGAAAAAGATTTATTTAAGGTATCCTTAGTTGACAAGGAGTTAAATCAGGAACAGGTGATATTGAGGAATGATGGCGGGGTGTTTGTGGTAACGCCAAGTCTGAATCAGGTTTTCAAGTTTGAAGGTGACTGGCCATTAAATTCTCCAAAGCCATATCTGTTGCAGAGTATCGCAGAAATCGTGAAATCCGATAAAGCAGAAATCACGAAGAAAGATGATGGTTATTTGGTAAGCAGTAAGGTCACATATCCAAATAATAAGAATTTTAATCAAGAAGAAATCATGTTTGATAAAGATGCCAATTTGAAATGGATACAAATCTATAATTCAGATCATGCAGTACAGTTAAAAATTGTATTCAATAAATGTACGTATGATTCAAAAATGAAAAAAGATTATTTTAAGACACCAGAAGCATTAGATAGTAAGACGAGTACAAATGGAATCAGTGAGGAAGATTTACCACTATATCCTGTGCAGGTATTTGACGCTGATTTACAGAAAGTATCTAAAATGAATACCGGAGCACAGATGAAACATGTGTTAGAATATGCAGGAGAAAAGAATTTCACAGTTGTAGAGTCAATGCGCAAGGCAGTGCCAGAAACCCAGACGGTGTTGATGCCAGGGGAAATGGTAGATAGTCTAGATGTGGTGGGGTTTTATGATGGCAATCATATGAGTGTGATTCATAATGGGGTGGAATACAGTGTATATTCTGAGGAATTGGGTCCTGAGGAAATGATGCAGGTGATCAACAGTATGCAGGTGGCTGTGATGAAATAATGGTAAGACGAGGAGATGTTTATTATGCAGATCTTTCTCCGGTTGTAGGAAGTGAGCAGGGAGGTGTGCGTCCTGTTGTTGTGGTACAAAATGACAAGGGCAATAAATATAGTAAAACGATCATTATAGCGCCAATTTCAAAGAAAATGAGTAAACCGCCAATTCCGACACATGTGATTTTTTCTGATTCGTCTTTGAGTTATGTATCCATGATTTTATGTGAGCAGTTACGAACAATTGATAAGAAACGTTTGGGACAATGGATATGTACGCTGGATGATAAAACAATTGATAAAATAGATCAGGCAATTCGAGTGAGCTTGAATATATAATTTGCGTATATAAAAAGGATGTCTTTTTGAAAAAAATGTAAAAAGGCATCCTTTTTGGGCGTTTAGTTGGAAAATAAGGTTAAAAGTTCATCAAAGGAATCGATTTTTGCGTCATATGAATCAACAGTGCCAAATCCATAAGTGGCGTATATGAATGGAATTTGTGCGTCTTCGCAGGCTTCTTTGTCTTTTTGAGTATCTCCAATATAAATAGCATCTTTTAGATTGTTTCGTTCCATTAAAAGGCGTATGTTTTTTCCTTTTGGTAGACTGGTGCGGCCACTGCATTCGCTATCTTTGAAATACTGGCCAATTGGATGGGCAGTAAATAAGGCATCGATATAGCCATCTTGACAGTTGCTGACGATAAATAGATTGTATGTTTTAGATAGTTGTGATAACACTTCTTTTACGTTTGGATATAAAATACCGCCATGTGTTTTTAAGTGATTGTTTTCGTTGTCGCAGCATTTTTGAATAAATGTCAGACGTTCACTTTTTGATAGGTATGGAAAAAACTGATCAGCAATATCAGGAATCAGTAGTCCCATTACACCTGCCATCATATCGTCTGTAATGAGTGGGTAGTTTTTGTTTTCTTTTGTGATAATTTCGTTGTAAGCTTCACAAATCTGATGTGTCGCATCCCATAGCGTACCATCAATATCAAATATTAAATTTTTTGAAATCATATCCTTCTCCTGTTTTCTTTTTGTTTATGCGCTATTATGGTATCATATTTTGAGGATATTTTCTATTGATCTTCTGCTTGCATTAAAATATTACAGTACCAGAGATTTTCGTCATGTACCAGATCTAAACGCATTTTTTTGCCTTTGTTTAGGCGGCGTTCAATTTTACTGTTCATGGCAAGTGGGATAATGATTTCTTTGCATGGGAAGCCTTCGCCACAGGATAGGAATAAATCGTTATGTATGATTTTAAAGGCGTTGGTGGACCATGTGCCGCTTTTGTTGTAAGTACCAGTTCTGTTTTCTATTTTGGCAGTGGCTATTTTTGTGGCAACTGTATAAAGCATCCAGCGACATGATTTTTCAATGCATGGAGAATATTGGAAACTGGAGAAGCGTTGTTTCTTTTTTAGGTTCACCATTTTTGTGATTAGACGTTGTAATTCAGATAAATATATGTATTCATATTGTTGAAGAATTTCGTGTTGTTCTTCATCAGTCCTTAGTTTTATTTGTACAGTGTAATACATAGTGGTCATCTTCTTTCTTTTTCATGAATTCATAAATATTCGTTTTTTTAACAAATTTTGGACAATTTTTTTGCGATTTATTGAAAATTAAGCTGTCAAACAAAAATGGAAATGTCTTAAAAATAATTAAACATTAGTACCGGATTATAGCTTTCCATCAAATGCTTCGATCACCATCACATTCATCCCTTTTTTCAGATATGCTTTACTACCAGATTTCGTTATAGGAATAAAATACTTGTTCTTATAGCGGATACAATGACCTGAATCAAGTTTTCGGTTGCTTAAAATGGCAAGCGTCTGATTGATTTTTTGCTTTGACGGTTGCTTTTCAAACACAGTTTTAGTATCATTGATTGGTAGAGAGAACATAGCGTTGAATTCTTTTAGGTAGGATTTTAAGAATTCATTGGCTTCCTCTATGGTTGTAATGCCCGCAAGCCTAAGTTCAATGACCAATCTTGATTGTAGGGTCTGATTAAGACGCTCTACGCGACCTTTCGCCTGCGGGACGCTCGTACATTCCAATTCAATGCCTAACTGATGGCAGGCATAAGAGAATTGCGTGAACGTATCTTCTTCATCAGAGGATGCGTTTTTTCTTTTGTACTCAAACACAGTGCGGCGGTCCGTAAGAAACTTGGCAGGGATGCCATAATCTATCAGGATTTGATGAGTGATTTGATAATACGCATTAAGCGTTTCCTGCGTATCAAAATAAGCACCAAGTATCTTACCAGTGGCGTCATCAATGGCCAGATGGAGATGAGTGATGGAGGTACCGAACCAAAGATGAGGAGAAGCATCCATTTGGACTAACTCGCCAAAATAAGCGCATCTAGGGCGTCTGGGATGTGCATCGAAGCGATCAAGTAGATCAAGCTTATTTTCTATAGAAACAGCTTCTTTTTTTGTCTTGGCAGCTTTCTTACGTTTTCTCAGTTCAGCGTTAAGAGTATTGACAGTTTTGCGTCTAGCCTTAGGAGAAAGGATGTCGCAACTGCGGAGCCAATAATTGATGGTGGTGTCACTGACATGGATATTCTCTTTCTTCGCAAGCAGCTGTGAGAAATGAAGAAGATTGGCACCAGAATATTTCGTGCGATAAAGGTCAATGACTTTATTTTTGACCTCGACAGGGAAAGCGGAGATAGGCTGTCTGTTTCTGTTCTTGTGGATAAAACCAGTCTTACCTTCAGCTTTATATCTGATAATCAATCTGTCAATAGTGCGAACAGAGCAGTTTAATTTGATAGCAGCATTCTTTTTGTTTCCATGTGTATCAACTAATTTTTTAATAACCTCATATTTGTATTGTTCATTCATTCTAAAATTTACCTTTCTCATAAAGACCTCACTTTCATAGTAAGGTCATATCATAAATGATTTTAAAGACAAAATCAATTTGGTTTCATTAAGACATTATCATATTCGAATCATATTTTTTTGCGATTTATTGAAAATTAAGCTAGACTTTTAAAAATGTCTATGTTATACTTTTATGGCAGTAGGAAATCAGACGTTTTGTCGTTGCTCTACTGGTCAACACTGGAGTAGTACTCAAGAGGCTGAAGAGGTGCCCCTGCTAAGGGTATAGGTCGGGAAACTGGCGCGAGAGTTCAAATCTCTCCTACTCCGCCAATGAACAAATAACATCCGCAAGGATGTTTTTTTCATGCGGAGTAACAAACGTACAATCTCTCGCACCTTAAAACGTTTCGCGCCCTGTTGACTTCAGCAATACCTGTTTTTGTATCGCTGTTATAAACAATAAAATCAATTTTAAAATAAATACATCAGAGCTGCCGTTTTAAAAATGGCAGCTCTGTGTTAGTGAAGATGAAATCTTCACCGTGCCGAAGCACATGAGTTCAAACCCCGGAACGCTTTTTATGAGCCACGCGTGAACTCAGGTGCGTACTAACCAATCCCCAAACAGAGCATATTAGCTTTTGGGGCAGGCCATCAGGCCTTAGGTGCATGAAGAATATTCATGGCACCGACTAAATCACGGTGTTTGTGAAAACCACAGTTGCAAATGTAATCACGACCTTTGACATTATTGATTTTGCCGCATTTGGGGCATCTTTTTGTTGTCAGATAAGGATTTACATATTCAACGCGAATTCCTTCTAGATTGGCTTTATATTCAATGTAATTAGCTAATCGCTGATAGGACCAGCAAATCATATCGTGTCGATGGAAT
Coding sequences:
- the mutY gene encoding A/G-specific adenine glycosylase, producing the protein MEKINNKQLVEDLLAWYDANARILPWREEATPYRVWVSEIMLQQTRVEAVKPYFERFIHALPDISALAHASEDTLRKLWEGLGYYHRVSNMKKAAIQCMERFNGQLPSTYDELLSLSGIGAYSAGAIASIAFHQPVPAVDGNVLRVFSRVWVIEDDILKESTKKKFQKLLMEVIPKERPDAFNQAVMEIGAMVCVPNAAPKCHICPLAPHCKGYQTGVTHKLPVKAGKKKRTIEKKYIDVVVYEDKILLQQREKDGLLAGLYEFNTFDYPQEEELFLSTLDIEKIVPLKDSKHIFTHKEWHMSGKLVFIRKKIKGNLVSMQDLEEHYAIPSAYKAYKEGLIEWMKHM
- a CDS encoding ISNCY family transposase, producing MRKVNFRMNEQYKYEVIKKLVDTHGNKKNAAIKLNCSVRTIDRLIIRYKAEGKTGFIHKNRNRQPISAFPVEVKNKVIDLYRTKYSGANLLHFSQLLAKKENIHVSDTTINYWLRSCDILSPKARRKTVNTLNAELRKRKKAAKTKKEAVSIENKLDLLDRFDAHPRRPRCAYFGELVQMDASPHLWFGTSITHLHLAIDDATGKILGAYFDTQETLNAYYQITHQILIDYGIPAKFLTDRRTVFEYKRKNASSDEEDTFTQFSYACHQLGIELECTSVPQAKGRVERLNQTLQSRLVIELRLAGITTIEEANEFLKSYLKEFNAMFSLPINDTKTVFEKQPSKQKINQTLAILSNRKLDSGHCIRYKNKYFIPITKSGSKAYLKKGMNVMVIEAFDGKL
- a CDS encoding GNAT family N-acetyltransferase, with the protein product MLTWKKDQNQNDWHMIREEVFVKEQGFQNEFDDIDDFATHICIYEDGKALGCVRFYVENDKMRIGRLAVLKQARKKHLGAYLLELAEREIRKSDYREVYLDAQCRVAGFYEKQGYVICGEQHLDEHVPHVLMKKVL
- a CDS encoding HAD family hydrolase, whose translation is MISKNLIFDIDGTLWDATHQICEAYNEIITKENKNYPLITDDMMAGVMGLLIPDIADQFFPYLSKSERLTFIQKCCDNENNHLKTHGGILYPNVKEVLSQLSKTYNLFIVSNCQDGYIDALFTAHPIGQYFKDSECSGRTSLPKGKNIRLLMERNNLKDAIYIGDTQKDKEACEDAQIPFIYATYGFGTVDSYDAKIDSFDELLTLFSN
- a CDS encoding aspartate kinase, which produces MKIRVMKFGGTSLRNRKTRTYVYRHVIEASKTSKVLMVVSAMGRYPDAYATDTLLSLGNDHISKEESARLVSIGEQLSALTISSELQEMGIDSYSIPFCDAGIITDDTYDYARVLDLDDHMVKRRLRDYDVVVSGGFIGINDEGKVTTLGRGGSDYSAVLFADMLGLNEVEIYTDVDGVYTMDPKMHTYAMKYDQLSYDEMLNMKSRVLHDRCVTYAKEHQITIHLKGTFSCSAGTIISQ
- a CDS encoding NUDIX hydrolase, which codes for MDETYVNDALYQKLKTFQPWNEQEAADQRVMLAYMEQFPDIYNRENVFAHMTSSPWIMNHTKDKVLMIYHNIYRSWGWCGGHCDGDHDSIHVALKEGKEETGLQHLKLVSKDILAIDILPVPPHTKRGKFVSAHVHLNVTYLCSADEGEAITIKPDENSGVAWIPIDKINTYVSEEDMKPVYEKLLKKAKYYEDMF
- a CDS encoding type II toxin-antitoxin system PemK/MazF family toxin, producing MMVRRGDVYYADLSPVVGSEQGGVRPVVVVQNDKGNKYSKTIIIAPISKKMSKPPIPTHVIFSDSSLSYVSMILCEQLRTIDKKRLGQWICTLDDKTIDKIDQAIRVSLNI